One window of the Periophthalmus magnuspinnatus isolate fPerMag1 chromosome 6, fPerMag1.2.pri, whole genome shotgun sequence genome contains the following:
- the si:dkey-238o13.4 gene encoding uncharacterized protein si:dkey-238o13.4, translating to MSNSDRVVLVLGGAGTVGSGVVKALLDKGFKVAVISRDSSRLDRLCSFVSPNTKDNLTTIVGNVGSEDGAEQVKQELLKSVGKVTDVVSSMGFSWWQGGPPHTQTLKDLHWVIDCLLYSTFVSWKAFYPLVRDDPDCTYTFITGGAGEKLLMPGTGFLTVGAASSLAFCQVLREEYPDVACKLTQVRIDTGVATSERLAPGFLNHLELGQAVAALVERRSTSHSVFNFNCPADLKTVLLDQHV from the exons ATGTCCAACTCAGATCGCGTGGTGCTAGTGCTGGGGGGAGCGGGCACTGTGGGCTCTGGCGTGGTCAAAGCGCTGCTGGACAAAG GTTTTAAAGTCGCAGTGATCTCCAGAGACAGTAGTCGGCTTGACAGACTGTGCTCATTTGTCTCTCCCAATACAAAGGATAATCTCACCACTATAGTTGGCAATGTGG GGTCTGAGGATGGGGCAGAGCAGGTGAAACAGGAACTGCTTAAGTCTGTGGGAAAGGTGACTGATGTGGTGTCATCTATGGGCTTCAGCTGGTGGCAGGGAGGCCCCCCTCATACACAGACTCTGAAAGACCTACACTGG GTTATTGACTGCTTACTGTATAGCACATTTGTCTCATGGAAGGCTTTCTATCCACTGGTGAGGGATGACCCCGACTGCACTTACACCTTTATTACAG GTGGGGCTGGGGAGAAGCTGCTGATGCCTGGTACTGGGTTTCTCACAGTGGGGGCAGCAAGCAGTCTTGCCTTCTGCCAAGTGCTCAGAGAGGAGTACCCTGATGTGGCCTGCAAACTCACTCAG GTGAGGATTGATACCGGCGTTGCAACCTCTGAGCGTTTGGCCCCTGGGTTCCTGAATCATCTGGAGCTTGGGCAGGCAGTGGCTGCTCTAGTGGAACGACGCAGCACTTCTCACTCTGTCTTCAACTTCAACTGCCCTGCGGATTTAAAAACTGTTCTCTTGGACCAACATGTTTAG